From Solibacillus sp. FSL W7-1464:
TCTCGTTTTTACGTATTTTTTCTAAATTATGACCAATTTAGATTTCTTATTCAACTTTTCCTTTTGTTACAGAATTGTAAAGATTGATAAGGTTAGAGTAAAATTTGTATAGATTTTTTTAAGTTTTTGTTATGATAATTGAGGTTAATTTTTAAAATTATTTTAATTATATATATCCAGGAGGCATTCCATGTTTAGTTCAAAGAAGCAAGATCCGTTTTTCTCAGCCTTATTGAAAATTGCTGAAAATATGCGTGAAGGTATCCATTATGCAAATGATTTCCGCATTGAAACGGTTGCAGACTTAAAGGAAATCAGCATTCGTATGAAACAATACGAAACAGCGGGTGATAAATTAATCCATGAATTAATCGTCATGCTTAATAAGTCATTTATGACGCCAATTGAGCGTGAAGATATTTTATCATTAGCAATTCGTATGGATGATGTGTTAGATGGCGCAGAAGGTACGATTGCACATTTTGAAATGTTCTCATTAACAGAGATCGATGAGTCGATGCGCGATTTTCTAGCATATATCGCAAAATCTACTGATGAAATTGTTAAAGCGATGAAACTATTGAACAAAAAAGATCTTGTTGGGATGCGCCAACACGCAATTTTAATTAAAGATTATGAGCGTGAATGTGATGAAGTGTTACGTTCTTCTATTAAAAAGCTGTTTTTAAATGAAAAAGATCCTATTCGTCTAATTAAATTCAAAGATATTTATGAGCAGTTAGAAGAAATTGCCGACTACTGTCAAACAGTTGCTAACACAATCGAAACAATCATTATGCGTAATGCGTAATTAATGAGGAGTCCTTTTAATGAATACACTACTTATCATTACTGTCCTAGTAGTCTTTTTTGCCCTTGCATTTGACTTCATTAATGGTTTTCACGATACGGCAAATGCGATTGCAACATCCGTTTCAACACGTGCGCTACCTCCTCGAGTAGCGGTAATCATGGCAGCGTTTATGAATTTCCTGGGTGCCATTACATTCGTAGGTGTTGCAAAAGCGATTGCGTCAGATATTGTTGATCCTTTTGCATTATCTTCACCTGATGCACCATTAATCGGTACTGTGGTTATATTGGCCGCTCTATTATCGGCGATCACATGGAACCTAGTCACTTGGTATTTTGGAATTCCATCAAGTTCTTCCCATACATTGATCGGTTCGATTGCAGGTGCTGCCATTGCAGCATCTGGAATCGGGGTTTTAAACTATAGCGGATTCACAAAAATCATCATTGCATTATTAGCATCACCAATCATTGCGATTTGTGCCGGCTATATCATGATGACAATAATGAAATTCATTTTTAAGAATATGAACCTTTATAAAACAAATAAAGGCTTCCGTATTATGCAAATATTCACTGCAGCCATTCAATCATTTACCCACGGAACAAACGATGCCCAAAAGGCGATGGGTATTATTACGATGGCACTTATTGCAGCAAATTGGCAAACAACGGATGATGTACAAGGTTGGGTACGTTTCGCCTGTGCTTTAGCAATGGGGCTTGGTACATCAATCGGCGGTTATAAAATCATCAAAACAGTCGGCGGTAAGATTATGAAAATCCGTCCTGTAAACGGCGCTGCTGCAGACCTTGCTTCCGCATCCATTATTTTCGGTGCGACATTAATTCACTTGCCAGTATCTACAACACATGTTATTTCTTCTGCAATTATGGGTGTCGGTTCGGCTCAAAATGTAAAAGGCGTAAACTGGGGTATGGCTCGGAAAATTGTTACAACATGGATTATTACAATGCCTATATCTGCTGTCATGGCAGCGATTATTTATACAGTATTAAATCTATTCTTTTAGTAAAGAGGGCAGGTATGTTTCGGAAATTTTTCCGGACAAACCTCCCTCTTTTCTTTTTTTCTATGAATCCATTACACTGTAATTATGGAAAAAGAAAGGCGGTAATTTATGAAACAGTTCGCAGTATTCATTACAAAATTTGCAAAACCGATCGTTCTAATATGGTGTGCAATTTTAGTTATTCTAGCATTTTTTGCACTTCAACTCCCTTCTAAACTGCAAGGGGATGGATTTTTCTATGATGGCGACCACTCGTATGTAACGAACGAGCTGTCAGATACATTCGATTTACCCGCAAAAACAATTTTTGTACTGTTTGAAAATAAAACAGATGAGGAAATCACGTCTGCCCTTGAAAGTTTAGAAACGATTGAAGAAATTCAAACAATCACATCTCCTGTAGGTGTCGAAGAATTAAATAAAGACGGCTATGCCTATGGAATGCTGGATTTTGATAATTCTGTGGATGATTATTTCCCGATTATTGATGAGCTGCGTGAAAAGCTCGGCGAAAATAACGGAATCTCCATTACAGGTGAACCGGTTATTTCAAAGGATATTAATGTTGCAAGTCAAAATGATTTAATTAAAGCGGAAACGATTGGCCTTCCAATTGCTTTAATTGTTTTACTGCTGGCATTCGGTACGATTGTAGCTTCTCTACTGCCGATTTTAGTCGGCGGTGCGACAGTTGTCATCACACTTGGTCTATTGGCTCTTTTAGGAGACAGTGTGAACTTGTCGATTTTTGTATTGAATATCGTCCCGATGCTCGGGTTGGCTTTAAGTATCGATTTTGCATTGCTGCTTATTAACCGGTACCGTGAAGAACGCAATACGCAATCGATTGAGCAGTCTGTTCAAATTGCGATTCAAACAGCCGGACGCTCGATTATCTTTTCTGCCCTCTGTGTCATGATTGGTCTTGGTGCAATGATTGTTATTGATGTGGAAATTTTCATGAACATCGCACTTGGCGGATCAATTGTCGTGTTTTTGGCTGTTTTAACAGGCATTACACTTTTACCGGCAACATTGATGCTTCTTGGTGACCGTTTAAATAAAGGCCGTGTTTTCCGTATAAAACCGACTGCCTCCCGTTGGCAGAAGTTCGCCGCCTTTGTCATGAAGCGACCTGTCACAATTATAGTTGTGGCCATCATATTGCTATGTGTTGCTATGGTACCTATCAAAGATATCGAGTTAACGATTCCTTCTACAGAATCATTGCCGGAATCGTATGAATCGCGCCAAACGTTCGATACGCTCGATGAACAATTCGGGCTCGGCGATAATACACCGGTATTCCTTCTGGCAGAAAATGAAGATGCCGATGCCTGGGATACGACAGATGGCCGCGAGAAAATATTCGATATTCAGCAGCAGCTGTTGGATGACCCGCTAGTCGATCGTGTAACGTCGATGTTTACAGTAGCTAATATCGAATCCGTTGAAATGTGGGAAATGGCAAACAGCAACCCGCAAGCACCCGGTGCACTGGATGAAGTGGCGGAAAGTTTCATTCAGGAAGATAAAATGTATATGGTCGCTTATTTAAATACAGAAGGTTCGTCATTCGAAGCGCAGGATTTTGTACGCGAGTGGAGTGAAAAAGACTTAGGTGTCGATTTCGCCTTGTCCGGCCAGGCAAAGTTCAATCAGGAAATCTTTGATGAGATTGCCGGTAAAGTTCTCATTGCCATTACGATTATAATTGTATCTACCTTCTTTATTTTAATGATTGCATTCCGTTCGATTTTAATTCCGTTGAAAGCGATTCTAATGAACATTCTTGGCTTAGGTGCGACATTCGGTATTCTTGTCTACATTTTCCAATATGGCCATTTCGGTCTGGAAGCGACGACAATTGTATTGATTATTCCGGTGCTGACCTTCTGCTTAGTATTCGGCTTAAGTATGGACTATGAAGTATTTTTAATTTCCCGTATTCAGGAAGAATATCTAAAAGGGGCAACAAATACAAAAGCAACGGTCGATGGACTTGTCTCGACAAGTAAAATTATTACATCCGCTGCGCTTATTATGATTGTTATTACCGGTGCATTCGCATTTACGGACGTTATGCCCGTGAAGCAAATCGGAGTCGGCATTGCTATCGCGATTGCCATTGATGCATCAATCATCCGCCTGATGCTCGTCCCTAGTTTCATGAAGCTGTTTGGCGACTGGAACTGGTGGCTGCCGTTTAAGAAGAATACGAGATAATGTTCTATAAATAGTCGTCCGGCCTGTTGTAAATAGGCTGGGCGGCTGTTTTTGTTTGGGTTTTGAGTTTATTAGAACAATTGTCGGGGATATTGGACCTTCCGTAGCTTTTATTAGAAAACCGCGGGATACGGGTGACTTTCCTTTCAATTAGAGGGCGGCCGGGTGACCGGTTTTGAGTTTATTAGAACAATTGTCGGGGATATTAGAAGAAGTTGTGCGGATATTAGAACTTCCATAGCTTTTATTAGAAAACCGGTTGTATCGGGTGACGGTTACGCTGTTTTTCCTTATATTAGAGGGGTTCCGGGTGACCGGTTTTGAGTTTATTAGAACATCTTGCACAGATATTAGAACAACTAGTTATGATATTAGCACATCCGACCCCGATATTAGAAAATCTTAAACACTTATTAGCACATTGAGCAAAGATATTAGAAGACCGGACTTTTATTAGAACATTTTAAAATATATTAGAACATTCTACCTGGTTATTAGAAAACCACCACCACCGCCCACCACCTAACACAAACAATAATCCCCCTCGCCACGATGCCGGCGAAGGGGATTATTTAACCTATATAGAACTGTTCCTCATACGGATGCAACAATGATACTGCACCGCTCGATGCTTCACTTTTGTTCAACTCGATTTGTTTCGGGTCTTTCGGTTCCCACAACATGTAAAATACTTGAATTACAATGACAATAGCAATGGATACTACTAAAATTGTACCGATGATAATTTTGACCATTTTATTTCCGGACATTTCCTTCGATGAATTCTGCTGTGTCATACTTCAATTCCCTCACTTATCTATTTTGAAAGTCGGAAACCTTCCTCACGTAAATAAGCAATAGCGTCTTCACGCGTACCGAAAGATTCCTCCAGATTTCCTTGATGATAAATATTCCAAGAGCGATCGTTAAATTCCAGTTCAAGTTTCGTGCCTTCACGCGATGTCCATGTTTCGACAATCGGTAAAATCTCTTCTTCTTCCTCAGATAAATAGTTGATTGCATCGCGTACGATTTCACGTAACGCTTCCTCGCTGTAATCTCGAATATTAACAAGCCCGTTGTCGCCTGCTTCTTTTTCATATTTCAATAAATCACCGACGAAAACAAAGCCATTGCCGTTTGGATGCAATTTTTCTACAACGATTGATTTTTCGTAAAGGCTTCCTTCAAAGTGATAATTCACACGTTTTAATGAAATTTCCTTTTTAGTCAACTGGGAAAACGATTCGATAATTTCTTGTTTTTGTTCAAATGTTAGCATTGTCTGCTCCTTTTAAATGTCTTTTCAATTAATAAGTATACCGTTTCCGGCGAAAATTAAAAAGCGAAGCATATGCTTATCACATATGTCCCGCTATATTAACCCTAGCTAAATCTGTTACACATTCTTCGTTGCTGCTTCTTTAATCTGTTTTCGTTGTTCATAAATATTTTGAACGATTACTTTAAGGACACAGTACGTAGGAATGGCGATTAAAATTCCAATGAATCCGGCAATATTTCCTGCTGCCAATACGATTGAAATGACTGTCAGCGGGTGAATATCCAAAGATCGCCCCATAACATTCGGTGTAATCAGGTTACTTTCTACTTGCTGTGCGACAAGCGTTACAACACCGACCCAAATAACGTCAAATGGATCATTAAGAAGTGCTACAATCACCGCCGGTACAAGGGAAAGCCACGGACCGATAAACGGAATCATATTCATGAAAAATGCAAATAGAGCAAGTAATAATGAATACTCCAACCCAATGATTAAATAACCGATGTACATCATGATCGCGAGTAAAAAGCTGACCAATACTTGTCCTTGGACATAGCTTCTTAATACGTTATCAATGTCTTCTAATGTTTTCTTTACCCATGTGCGGCTCTCACCGTTAAATATACCGTAAATTTGAGGCGCGAATTTTTCATGGTCTTTCAACATAAAGATAAAGAAAAATGGTGCCAGTACTAATGTTAATGTTACCGTTACCGCTCCACTTAAAAATGATACAAGATATTTACTGCTTGCAACCGCAATGTCTTGTATGGAATTGGTAACAGATCCTATAAACTCTTCAATTTGCGGTGGCAGCATCGGAATATTTTCCTTATTATCAATAATGAAATCAGCTGCTTCTTCAATATCCTTAGCGATTGTCGGTGCATTTTCAACAAGTTTGTTTACTTGGTTTGCAATTGGAGAACCGACTAAAACTAAAAAGGTTGTGAATAAACCCGCAATGATAAGGACTATTGTTATTAAACTTCCCCATCTCGGCATACCTCGTTTTTCCAATATGCGCTGCAATGGCTCTGAAATATAATAGAGCACCCCACCAAGTAATAACGGTACAAGAATTGTCGAAAAAATAATGATAATCGGATTAAAAATCGGATGAATTTCAATAAAATATTTAATAATTAATAAAGTAATTAAAATACCTACGCCAACTTGGAACCACAGTTTTCTAGTCATCGGCTCACTCACTTTCTCAATCTTTCTTTACTGTTAATTTTCACTATAACTATGTACGTTTTAGCATGCCATAAAGCTTCATAAAATACAAAAAATAAAAAGGTTTGTTTCGCAAAGTATTTATTGCGAATCGCACCTTTTAAATTTTATAGCTTTTTATCATCGATTGAATTTAAATAGTCTTCGATTGTTCCTACAACCGATTCCACACAGCCGTCGTCAAATGGCGAGATTAAGCCCGCTTCCTCAACAAGCTTTGTGAAAGCAAATGAACCGCCAAGGCTGCATAGATGCAGATAGTCTTTCCAAGCTCCATCAAAGTCTTCTCGTGAACGTTTCCAGAACTGGAATGCACAAATTTGCGCTAACGTGTAGTCGATATAATAGAATGGGCTTGAATAAATATGGCCTTGTCGCTGCCAGAAGGCTCCTGATTCTAAGTAGTCATGACCGTCATAATCGCGATGCGGTAAATACTTCGCCTCGATTTCCTTCCAGGCAGCATTGCGCTCAGCCGGTGTCATTTCCGGGTTTTCATACACGACATGCTGGAACTCATCAACTGCTACACCGTATGGCAAGAATAGTAACCCGCTGCTTAAGTGCGAGAATTTATACTTATCTGTTTGATGTTTGAAGAATAGCTCCATCCATGGCCATGTAAAGAATTCCATACTCATAGAATGGATTTCTGCTGACTCATATGTCGGCCATAAGTATTCCGGAATTCCAATATTTCGGCTTGAATACACTTGGAATGCATGTCCTGCCTCATGTGTCAGTACATCGATATCTCCAGATGTACCATTGAAGTTCGAGAAGATATACGGTGATTCGTAGTCTTCGATAAACGTACAGTATCCGCCGCTTTCCTTACCTTTTTTCGCAACCAGATCCATTAAATCATGCTCGATCATATAGTTGAAGAACTCGCCAGTTTCTTTAGAAAGTTCTTCGTACATTTTTTTACCGTTATTAATAATCCACTCCGGATCCCCTTGAGGAACGGCATTTCCTGTTAAGAATGTTAAACCCTCATCATAGAATTTGAAGTCTTTCACACCGATGCGTTCTGCTTGGCGCTCGTACAGTTTAGTTGCAAGCGGCACAATATATTCGCGCACTTGTTCGCGGAATTTCGCTACCATCTCTGCATTGTAGTCAATCCGGTTCATATTGACGTAGCCAAGTTCCACATAGTTTTTGAAGCCTAACTTTGTCGCGATTTCATGACGAAGCTTTACTAACTCATCATAAATCTGATCGAACTTTTCTTTGTTTGATGCATAGAAATCTGCACTCGCTTCACGTGCTGCTTTACGAACATCACGCTCAGTAGATTCTGCATATGGTCCAAGCTGTGCCAACGTCAGTGTTTTGCCGTCAAATTCAATCTGAGCTGAAGCAACTAGCTTGCTATATTCAGACGTTAGTTTATTTTCCTTTTGCATAAGCTCGATTACTGCAGGCGAGAAACCTTTTAATAAGTTTTCAGCTAAAGCAAACAGCTGCGTGCCCCATTTTTCTTCTAGTTGTGCACGGAAAGGCGATTTCACCAGTTCTGTATAGTAATTAAATACAAGCTCGTCTGCCATTGGGCTTACTTCATCGAAATGATCACGCTCTTTTTGGTAATATTCATCATTTGTATCAATCGATGCACGTACATATACGATATTAGCCATCGTAGAAAATGTGTTGCGAATTGCATTTAATTTTTCGATCACTTCGCTTTGTTCTTCTACAGTAGTTGCAGCTTTAAATTCTTCCAATAATGCTGCTGTCTGTTCTTTCATTTGTTCTAAATCCGGACGTTTATATTCAAAGTCTTTAAATGTTACCAAACTCATTCACCCCATCTGTTCACTTCATTCGGAATTCGAAATTCCTTCTTTTATTATTTATGATTCTGGCAGAAATTGCAATTATTTTCAGAATATTTGTCTGTCTTTGTTTCAGGTTAAAAGG
This genomic window contains:
- a CDS encoding MMPL family transporter, which produces MKQFAVFITKFAKPIVLIWCAILVILAFFALQLPSKLQGDGFFYDGDHSYVTNELSDTFDLPAKTIFVLFENKTDEEITSALESLETIEEIQTITSPVGVEELNKDGYAYGMLDFDNSVDDYFPIIDELREKLGENNGISITGEPVISKDINVASQNDLIKAETIGLPIALIVLLLAFGTIVASLLPILVGGATVVITLGLLALLGDSVNLSIFVLNIVPMLGLALSIDFALLLINRYREERNTQSIEQSVQIAIQTAGRSIIFSALCVMIGLGAMIVIDVEIFMNIALGGSIVVFLAVLTGITLLPATLMLLGDRLNKGRVFRIKPTASRWQKFAAFVMKRPVTIIVVAIILLCVAMVPIKDIELTIPSTESLPESYESRQTFDTLDEQFGLGDNTPVFLLAENEDADAWDTTDGREKIFDIQQQLLDDPLVDRVTSMFTVANIESVEMWEMANSNPQAPGALDEVAESFIQEDKMYMVAYLNTEGSSFEAQDFVREWSEKDLGVDFALSGQAKFNQEIFDEIAGKVLIAITIIIVSTFFILMIAFRSILIPLKAILMNILGLGATFGILVYIFQYGHFGLEATTIVLIIPVLTFCLVFGLSMDYEVFLISRIQEEYLKGATNTKATVDGLVSTSKIITSAALIMIVITGAFAFTDVMPVKQIGVGIAIAIAIDASIIRLMLVPSFMKLFGDWNWWLPFKKNTR
- a CDS encoding inorganic phosphate transporter, encoding MNTLLIITVLVVFFALAFDFINGFHDTANAIATSVSTRALPPRVAVIMAAFMNFLGAITFVGVAKAIASDIVDPFALSSPDAPLIGTVVILAALLSAITWNLVTWYFGIPSSSSHTLIGSIAGAAIAASGIGVLNYSGFTKIIIALLASPIIAICAGYIMMTIMKFIFKNMNLYKTNKGFRIMQIFTAAIQSFTHGTNDAQKAMGIITMALIAANWQTTDDVQGWVRFACALAMGLGTSIGGYKIIKTVGGKIMKIRPVNGAAADLASASIIFGATLIHLPVSTTHVISSAIMGVGSAQNVKGVNWGMARKIVTTWIITMPISAVMAAIIYTVLNLFF
- a CDS encoding DUF47 domain-containing protein, yielding MFSSKKQDPFFSALLKIAENMREGIHYANDFRIETVADLKEISIRMKQYETAGDKLIHELIVMLNKSFMTPIEREDILSLAIRMDDVLDGAEGTIAHFEMFSLTEIDESMRDFLAYIAKSTDEIVKAMKLLNKKDLVGMRQHAILIKDYERECDEVLRSSIKKLFLNEKDPIRLIKFKDIYEQLEEIADYCQTVANTIETIIMRNA
- a CDS encoding M3 family oligoendopeptidase, translated to MVTFKDFEYKRPDLEQMKEQTAALLEEFKAATTVEEQSEVIEKLNAIRNTFSTMANIVYVRASIDTNDEYYQKERDHFDEVSPMADELVFNYYTELVKSPFRAQLEEKWGTQLFALAENLLKGFSPAVIELMQKENKLTSEYSKLVASAQIEFDGKTLTLAQLGPYAESTERDVRKAAREASADFYASNKEKFDQIYDELVKLRHEIATKLGFKNYVELGYVNMNRIDYNAEMVAKFREQVREYIVPLATKLYERQAERIGVKDFKFYDEGLTFLTGNAVPQGDPEWIINNGKKMYEELSKETGEFFNYMIEHDLMDLVAKKGKESGGYCTFIEDYESPYIFSNFNGTSGDIDVLTHEAGHAFQVYSSRNIGIPEYLWPTYESAEIHSMSMEFFTWPWMELFFKHQTDKYKFSHLSSGLLFLPYGVAVDEFQHVVYENPEMTPAERNAAWKEIEAKYLPHRDYDGHDYLESGAFWQRQGHIYSSPFYYIDYTLAQICAFQFWKRSREDFDGAWKDYLHLCSLGGSFAFTKLVEEAGLISPFDDGCVESVVGTIEDYLNSIDDKKL
- a CDS encoding AI-2E family transporter; translation: MTRKLWFQVGVGILITLLIIKYFIEIHPIFNPIIIIFSTILVPLLLGGVLYYISEPLQRILEKRGMPRWGSLITIVLIIAGLFTTFLVLVGSPIANQVNKLVENAPTIAKDIEEAADFIIDNKENIPMLPPQIEEFIGSVTNSIQDIAVASSKYLVSFLSGAVTVTLTLVLAPFFFIFMLKDHEKFAPQIYGIFNGESRTWVKKTLEDIDNVLRSYVQGQVLVSFLLAIMMYIGYLIIGLEYSLLLALFAFFMNMIPFIGPWLSLVPAVIVALLNDPFDVIWVGVVTLVAQQVESNLITPNVMGRSLDIHPLTVISIVLAAGNIAGFIGILIAIPTYCVLKVIVQNIYEQRKQIKEAATKNV